In the Blautia coccoides genome, GAACATGAGGTAGTAATTGGTGTTTATCGCCTTACAATGAAATCTAATTCAGATAATTTTAGACAGAGTTCCATTCAGGGTGTAATGAAACGAATCAAAGCCAAAGGTGCTACGGTTATTGTATATGAGCCAACATTGGAAGATGGCACCACATTTTTTGGAAGTAAAATAGTGAATGACCTTAATCAATTCAAGCGGATTGCAAATGCAATTATTGCAAACAGATATGATAGTTGTCTGGACGATGTAAAAGAGAAAGTATATACACGGGATCTCTTCAGACGTGATTGAGTTGATGATTGTGACGAGAAAATAGAATGCAAGGGGGAAAGCCCCTTGCATCAGACTGTAGACAATCATCCTCTTTTTGGAGGCGGTTGTCTATTTTCAGTTTAACCTGCCCTTTCCAGAGTAACCGCCAAATAATAATGCGGTCAGATATAAAATTACCCCAGCCCTTTGCGAGTTGGAGTAATTCACTATAATTCACATGCGATTTTTGATAGATTGGAGTTTTTCACTCCAGGGTGCAAGCTCTGCGAGCTGAGCATCAGTCATCTCCTTCGTTGGACGATGATCCAGTAGAAATTTCAGATATTCGTAAATGTTCAGGGCGTGTGCCTTTGCCATTTCAACCATTGTATAGACTACAGCACTGGCATTGGCTCCTTCTACAGAATCACTGAACAGCCAGTTTTTACGGCCAACTGCAAACGGACGGATCGCGTTCTCGCTGAGATTGTTTGTGAAACTACAGCGACCATCCTCCAGATAGGTCTCCGCTGTTTCCCGCCGGTTAAGGACATAATTCACCGCTTTATCCATGCGGGTATTTCGGACTGGCTTTTGCTGCTCAATCCACGACCAGAAAGCCTCCAGAACAGGTTTTTCCTTCTCGAGACGCAGCTGCTTACGTTTTTCATAATCACCGGGATATTTTTTGTTAATGGAATCTTCTATGGCAAACAGGCGGTTACAGTACTGGACTCCCTGTACTGCTGGCTGGCTGTAATCATACTGTTTCCCTTTGGGAACGGCGTCGATAAAGTACCGGCGGATGTGTGCCCAACAGGAACATCGTTTGATATCCGGCAGGCTGTTGTAGCCCTGGTAACCATCCGTTTCCAGATATCCGTGATAGCCTTCCAGAAACTCCTTTGCATAGCTGCCACTCCTGGTTGGAGAATAGCCATATAAGATAATGGCGGAAAGACCATCTTCGCCGCTGCGGAACAGCCACATGAAGGATTGCGTCTGTGCCCGGCGATCTTCTTCCTTCAATACCTGGACTCTAGTCTCATCTGCCATTGCAAAACTGCGCTTCAGCAGTTCCCTGTGGAAGTAATCATACATTGGCTGAAAGTAATTCCTGGAGCAATAGATAATCCAGTTGGCCAGTGTCGTCCTGCTGAACTGGGCACCATACTGTCTCCAGTCTTTCTCCTGACGGTAAAGGGGAAGTCCATTGGCGTATTTCTGATACATCGTCCATGCAACGGTGGATGCGGTCGCTGGGC is a window encoding:
- the tnpC gene encoding IS66 family transposase yields the protein MASSAKDIQLRELKDTITQLKTMISEQTELIRSLRLVIDEKTSHEKALQEQVDYLTKKLFGSSSERRTDDIPGQQHLFDEAEVEQDLSLLEEETVIREHTRKKKSTHEDLFKGLKVEKVVIPLPEEDQVCPVCGTQMVLIGEEYVRRELEFIPATCKVIEYYSQSYGCPCCKEGLGDTEKPVIVKSQVPQALVGKGPATASTVAWTMYQKYANGLPLYRQEKDWRQYGAQFSRTTLANWIIYCSRNYFQPMYDYFHRELLKRSFAMADETRVQVLKEEDRRAQTQSFMWLFRSGEDGLSAIILYGYSPTRSGSYAKEFLEGYHGYLETDGYQGYNSLPDIKRCSCWAHIRRYFIDAVPKGKQYDYSQPAVQGVQYCNRLFAIEDSINKKYPGDYEKRKQLRLEKEKPVLEAFWSWIEQQKPVRNTRMDKAVNYVLNRRETAETYLEDGRCSFTNNLSENAIRPFAVGRKNWLFSDSVEGANASAVVYTMVEMAKAHALNIYEYLKFLLDHRPTKEMTDAQLAELAPWSEKLQSIKNRM